A stretch of Fusobacterium massiliense DNA encodes these proteins:
- a CDS encoding dTMP kinase: MGKIIVIEGTDSSGKETQTNLLYERIKKIYDKTIKISFPNYDSPACEPVKMYLAGAFGNDATKVNPYPVSTMYAIDRYASFKQYWEKMYNDDYIIITDRYVTSNMIHQASKLENNDEKNIYLNWLEDLEYDKNNIPRPDVVVFLNMPVETAKELMEKRKNKIDNSDKKDIHEVNIEYLKKSHSNATEIAKKYKWLEIKCVENNILKSIEDISDEIFKNIESFLE, encoded by the coding sequence ATGGGAAAAATAATCGTTATTGAAGGAACAGACTCTAGTGGAAAAGAAACTCAAACTAATTTATTATATGAGAGAATTAAAAAAATATATGATAAAACTATAAAAATTTCTTTTCCAAATTATGATAGTCCTGCTTGTGAGCCTGTAAAAATGTATTTAGCTGGTGCTTTTGGTAATGATGCAACTAAAGTAAATCCTTATCCAGTATCAACTATGTATGCAATTGATAGATATGCTTCTTTTAAGCAATATTGGGAAAAAATGTATAACGATGACTATATTATTATTACAGATAGATATGTTACTTCAAATATGATTCATCAAGCCTCAAAATTGGAAAATAATGATGAGAAAAATATATATCTTAACTGGTTAGAGGATTTAGAGTATGATAAAAACAATATCCCTAGACCTGATGTTGTTGTTTTTCTAAATATGCCTGTTGAAACTGCTAAAGAATTGATGGAAAAAAGAAAAAATAAAATTGACAACTCAGATAAAAAAGATATACACGAAGTTAATATAGAATACTTAAAAAAATCTCATTCAAATGCCACTGAAATAGCTAAAAAATATAAATGGCTTGAAATCAAATGTGTTGAAAATAATATCTTGAAAAGTATTGAAGATATAAGTGATGAAATTTTTAAAAACATAGAAAGTTTTTTAGAATAG
- a CDS encoding HPr family phosphocarrier protein yields MKSVKVHIKNKKGLHARPSSLFVKLVTSYDSDITVKSEDEVVNGKSIMGLMLLAAEEGRELELIANGPDEDEMLKELVDLIEVKKFNEE; encoded by the coding sequence ATGAAATCAGTAAAAGTACATATAAAAAACAAAAAAGGTTTACATGCTAGACCATCGTCATTATTTGTAAAATTAGTTACTAGCTACGATTCTGATATTACTGTAAAATCAGAAGATGAAGTTGTTAATGGGAAAAGTATAATGGGACTTATGCTTTTAGCAGCTGAAGAAGGTAGAGAATTAGAACTTATAGCTAATGGACCAGATGAAGATGAAATGTTAAAAGAGTTAGTAGATTTAATTGAGGTTAAAAAATTTAATGAAGAATAA
- a CDS encoding phosphatidate cytidylyltransferase gives MFKWNRILVVLIGVPLLLFVYMGETFFDIDLYAIPMLIFTNLVVGIGTYEFYKMIKISGREVYDKFGIFVSLIIPNLIYFSNMFLTTNFGTVESLILILIFTIIIMLIHRIFKNQIKGTLEKISLTILGIVYVSMFFSQIINLYFIEPAIPLFLQALVWMSDTSAGIIGVSIGRKFFKNGFTEISPKKSVEGAIGSLIFTGLLAAFLPFFTNFIYFMDTKDIILFFIIGVFISFISQIGDLVESLFKRECGVKDSGTILMGHGGILDRFDSMILVLPVSIMLFYILNIVFLFYLN, from the coding sequence ATGTTTAAATGGAATAGAATATTAGTTGTTCTAATAGGTGTACCTTTACTATTGTTTGTATATATGGGAGAAACTTTCTTTGATATAGACCTTTATGCTATACCAATGCTAATATTTACAAACTTAGTTGTTGGAATTGGAACTTATGAATTTTATAAAATGATAAAAATTTCAGGGAGAGAAGTTTATGATAAATTTGGAATTTTCGTTTCTTTAATTATTCCAAATTTAATATATTTTTCAAATATGTTTTTAACAACTAATTTTGGTACAGTAGAGTCTCTTATTCTTATTTTGATATTTACTATCATAATTATGTTAATTCATAGAATATTTAAAAATCAAATAAAGGGTACACTAGAAAAAATTTCTTTGACTATACTAGGAATAGTTTATGTTTCTATGTTTTTTTCACAAATAATAAATTTATATTTTATAGAGCCTGCTATTCCTTTATTTTTACAAGCTTTGGTGTGGATGTCTGATACATCAGCCGGTATTATTGGTGTTAGTATTGGAAGAAAGTTTTTCAAAAATGGCTTTACAGAAATAAGTCCTAAAAAATCTGTTGAGGGTGCTATTGGTTCCTTAATTTTTACAGGATTACTTGCAGCATTCTTACCATTTTTTACAAATTTCATTTATTTTATGGATACTAAAGATATTATTTTATTTTTCATAATAGGTGTCTTTATATCTTTTATTTCTCAAATCGGAGATTTGGTTGAATCATTATTTAAAAGAGAATGTGGAGTTAAAGATTCTGGTACAATACTTATGGGACATGGTGGAATTTTAGATAGATTTGATAGTATGATTTTAGTCTTGCCAGTATCTATTATGCTTTTCTATATTCTAAATATTGTTTTTCTATTCTATTTAAATTAA
- the uppS gene encoding polyprenyl diphosphate synthase yields MEKNIPNHVAIIMDGNGRWAKKRGLARSFGHMEGAKSLRKALEYFIEIGVKYLTVYAFSTENWNRSEDEVSTLMNLFLKYIKSERKNMMKNGIRFYVSGRKNNIPKNLSEEIDRLQEDTKTNNKITLNIAFNYGGRAEIIDAIKKMSNADIENLDENNFSQFLYNDFPDPDLVIRTSGEFRISNFLLWQIAYSEFYVTDTLWPDFDKTEIDKAIDSYNKRDRRFGGVKNV; encoded by the coding sequence ATGGAAAAAAATATTCCTAATCATGTTGCTATAATAATGGATGGTAACGGAAGATGGGCAAAGAAAAGAGGACTTGCAAGAAGTTTTGGACACATGGAAGGTGCAAAATCTTTAAGAAAAGCGTTAGAATATTTTATTGAAATTGGAGTAAAATATTTAACTGTTTATGCTTTTTCAACTGAAAATTGGAATAGATCTGAAGATGAAGTTTCAACTCTTATGAACTTATTTTTAAAATATATAAAATCTGAAAGAAAAAATATGATGAAAAATGGAATAAGATTTTATGTTTCAGGTAGAAAAAATAATATTCCTAAAAATTTATCCGAAGAAATTGATAGATTACAAGAAGATACTAAAACTAATAATAAAATTACTTTAAATATTGCTTTTAATTATGGAGGTAGAGCTGAAATAATTGATGCCATAAAAAAAATGTCAAATGCTGATATAGAAAATTTAGATGAAAATAATTTTTCTCAATTTTTATATAATGATTTTCCAGATCCAGACCTTGTTATAAGAACAAGTGGAGAATTTAGAATTTCTAATTTTCTACTTTGGCAAATAGCTTATTCAGAATTTTATGTTACAGATACCTTATGGCCAGACTTTGATAAAACTGAAATAGATAAGGCAATAGATAGTTATAACAAAAGAGATAGAAGATTTGGAGGAGTAAAAAATGTTTAA
- a CDS encoding 1-deoxy-D-xylulose-5-phosphate reductoisomerase — MKKIFILGSTGSIGQNALELIRNNRDKYKVVGLSGYKNIELLKEQIKEFEPSYIYIADKNMADTIIQEFDCLKCVASENNGLADLAKNMDYDIILTAVSGAIGIDATVEAIKRNKIIALANKETMVAAGTCINALLRLHPEAKIIPVDSEHSAIFQSLQGFRKEDVNKIIITASGGTFRGKKTEDLTKITVKEALKHPNWSMGKKITIDSSTLVNKGLEVIEAHELFNVDYDNIEVVVHPQSVVHSMVEYKDGSVIAQMGIPDMKTPILYSFTYPEKEFNTSIGFLDFRKFSNLTFEEPDRETFKGINLAYKAGKIGGTMPAVFNAANEVAVELFLNEKIKFLDIYKIIEEAMNEHETINFTANNTLEEIENNLTTIKFVDKTTRDKVRKKWEK, encoded by the coding sequence ATGAAAAAGATTTTTATACTAGGTTCTACTGGAAGCATAGGTCAAAATGCCTTAGAACTTATAAGAAATAATAGAGATAAGTATAAGGTAGTTGGTTTAAGTGGATATAAAAATATAGAATTACTAAAAGAGCAAATAAAAGAGTTTGAGCCTAGTTACATATATATAGCCGATAAAAATATGGCCGACACTATTATACAAGAGTTTGATTGTTTAAAATGTGTAGCTTCTGAAAATAATGGACTTGCTGATTTAGCTAAAAATATGGACTACGATATTATTCTTACAGCTGTCAGTGGTGCTATTGGAATTGATGCAACAGTTGAAGCAATAAAAAGAAATAAGATAATTGCTCTTGCAAACAAAGAAACTATGGTTGCTGCTGGAACATGTATCAACGCTCTATTAAGACTACACCCTGAAGCTAAAATTATACCTGTTGATAGTGAACATTCAGCTATATTTCAGTCTTTGCAAGGCTTCAGAAAAGAAGATGTAAACAAAATTATTATTACTGCCAGTGGTGGAACTTTTAGAGGTAAAAAAACAGAAGACTTGACAAAAATAACTGTTAAAGAAGCTCTAAAACACCCAAATTGGTCTATGGGCAAAAAGATTACTATAGATTCATCAACACTTGTAAATAAAGGACTTGAAGTTATAGAAGCTCACGAACTTTTTAATGTTGATTATGATAATATTGAAGTTGTTGTTCACCCACAAAGTGTTGTTCATTCAATGGTTGAATATAAAGATGGAAGTGTTATTGCTCAAATGGGCATACCTGATATGAAAACACCTATACTGTATTCATTTACTTATCCTGAAAAAGAGTTTAATACTTCCATAGGCTTTTTAGACTTTAGAAAATTTTCTAATTTAACTTTTGAAGAGCCGGATAGAGAAACTTTTAAGGGAATTAATCTAGCATATAAAGCTGGAAAAATCGGTGGAACTATGCCTGCTGTTTTTAATGCTGCTAATGAAGTTGCCGTTGAATTATTTTTAAATGAAAAAATAAAATTTTTAGATATTTATAAAATAATTGAAGAAGCCATGAATGAACATGAAACTATAAATTTCACAGCTAATAATACTTTAGAAGAAATAGAAAACAACTTGACTACAATAAAATTTGTAGATAAAACAACCAGAGATAAGGTGAGAAAAAAATGGGAAAAATAA